Proteins from one Mus caroli chromosome 3, CAROLI_EIJ_v1.1, whole genome shotgun sequence genomic window:
- the Cdc42se1 gene encoding CDC42 small effector protein 1, translated as MSEFWHKLGCCVVEKPQPKKKRRRIDRTMIGEPMNFVHLTHIGSGEMGAGDGLAMTGAVQEQMRSKGNHRDRPWSNSRAL; from the exons ATGAGCGAGTTTTGGCACAAACTGGGCTGCTGCGTGGTCGAGAAGCCCCAGCCG aagaaaaagagaagacgGATTGACCGCACTATGATTGGGGAGCCAATGAACTTTGTTCACCTGACTCACATCGGCTCTGGAGAGATGGGGGCTGGAGACGGACTTGCCATG ACAGGTGCAGTTCAGGAGCAGATGAGATCCAAGGGAAACCACCGTGACAGACCGTGGAGCAATTCTAGGGCCTTGTAG